One part of the Aurantibacillus circumpalustris genome encodes these proteins:
- a CDS encoding NAD(P)-dependent oxidoreductase, which translates to MEKFKIGVLREEKSPPDKRVPLTPLICSELIRQYPNVEIVVQPSKIRCYSDDEYTSFGIPLQEDLNDCDILMGVKEVPVEKLIAKKKYFFFSHTIKKQPHNKKLIKGLIEKKIQMIDYETLTDKHNNRIIGFGRYAGIVGAYNGILGYGLKYDLFRLKPANQCRDRAEMEEELKRAKLPNIKIAITGGGRVANGAIETLSTLKIRKVTSDEFIMATFREPVYCQLNPRDYVERPNDHNFDLNDFFTHPEHFVSKFPPFTKVTDLYISTHYWDPRSPKMFSKKDMKADNFRMSVIADVTCDIDGSVPTTIRASTIAQPFYGYNIKTEKEDLPFTQDTICIMAVDNLPCELPRNASDDFGKDLSERVLPFVFGNDKDKTIKRASICKDGKLTHNYEYLSDYAYT; encoded by the coding sequence ATGGAAAAGTTTAAAATAGGCGTTTTACGCGAGGAAAAAAGTCCACCAGATAAACGAGTACCTCTCACTCCGTTAATTTGTTCAGAGTTAATACGTCAATACCCAAACGTGGAAATTGTTGTCCAACCAAGTAAAATTAGATGTTATAGCGACGACGAGTATACTTCTTTTGGTATACCCCTTCAAGAAGATTTAAACGATTGTGATATTTTAATGGGAGTAAAGGAAGTTCCTGTTGAAAAATTAATCGCGAAGAAAAAATATTTTTTCTTTTCACATACCATAAAAAAGCAACCACACAATAAAAAACTCATCAAAGGTCTTATTGAAAAAAAGATCCAGATGATCGATTACGAAACACTTACCGACAAACATAACAATAGGATTATTGGTTTTGGACGTTATGCTGGAATTGTTGGTGCATATAATGGAATTTTAGGTTATGGCTTGAAATACGACTTGTTTCGTTTAAAACCTGCTAATCAATGCCGCGATAGGGCAGAAATGGAAGAGGAATTAAAGCGTGCTAAATTGCCAAATATAAAAATTGCTATTACAGGTGGAGGCCGAGTTGCAAACGGCGCTATCGAAACTTTAAGCACTCTTAAAATAAGAAAAGTAACGTCAGACGAATTTATAATGGCTACTTTCAGAGAGCCGGTGTATTGTCAGCTAAATCCACGCGATTATGTTGAACGCCCGAACGATCATAACTTTGATTTGAACGATTTTTTTACGCATCCCGAACATTTTGTTTCGAAATTTCCGCCGTTTACAAAAGTAACCGATCTTTACATCTCAACGCATTATTGGGATCCACGTTCTCCAAAAATGTTTTCAAAAAAAGACATGAAGGCAGACAACTTCCGCATGTCTGTCATTGCAGATGTAACTTGCGATATAGATGGCTCTGTGCCAACTACTATTCGCGCAAGTACCATTGCTCAACCTTTCTACGGTTATAATATTAAAACCGAAAAAGAAGATTTACCATTTACACAAGATACAATTTGTATTATGGCAGTTGATAATTTGCCTTGCGAATTACCTAGAAACGCAAGTGATGATTTTGGAAAAGATCTTTCTGAACGGGTATTGCCTTTCGTTTTTGGCAACGATAAAGACAAAACAATTAAACGTGCAAGTATTTGTAAGGATGGCAAACTCACGCATAACTACGAGTACTTAAGCGACTATGCGTATACTTAA
- a CDS encoding S41 family peptidase — MAFLKRLLIFIFLVYELSHPCYSQKKESLLTKKYSPNQLKEDATVLGDVLLAMHPGIGIYKPRIFYHDLIKSFTSSFNDSLTEKQFRLKTKLFIDEFHCGHSEVLYSKAFYKEVNKLKLNYSPYVFLPVKEQLFMIANLNKKQDSSITRGSEILRINGIAVDSMIRYSRRFISTDGFNQTGKDHYVQLGFNSYFLALFGRPDTFEVEYKKGEVLKTIKYSAIQPKAFPPLPLEPKEDSLLRNYKRANIAYRFLDEGNKSMLLKITKFSHKGDARAYRRIFKKLKKNKSENLIIDLRNNGGGSLGNSYRLLSYLLEKESTQTLSTTIKKYPFKKYTKGNLAFKFTRFAYKIIGQKKSVHDTDNFIYTIKPRKKNHYSNKLFVLINGGSFSASCLVAGYLKASNRAVFIGTETGGAIEGCNAGVTPFYKLPNTKLRVRVPAFRIVHDACPLITGHGILPDYEIKYQLKDILSKQDLEMLKVKELIQNH, encoded by the coding sequence ATGGCATTTTTGAAGCGACTTTTAATCTTTATTTTTCTTGTTTACGAACTAAGCCACCCTTGTTATTCTCAAAAGAAGGAATCGCTCTTAACAAAAAAATATTCGCCTAATCAGCTAAAAGAAGATGCAACGGTTCTTGGTGATGTGCTTTTAGCAATGCATCCAGGTATTGGGATATATAAACCTAGAATTTTTTATCATGATCTAATAAAATCTTTTACCAGTTCCTTCAATGATAGTTTAACCGAAAAACAATTTCGCTTAAAAACAAAATTATTCATTGATGAATTTCATTGTGGACATTCGGAAGTTCTTTATTCAAAAGCCTTTTATAAAGAAGTAAATAAATTAAAGTTGAATTATTCACCTTACGTTTTTTTGCCGGTTAAAGAACAGCTTTTTATGATTGCTAATCTAAATAAAAAGCAGGACAGCTCCATCACAAGAGGTTCTGAAATACTTAGAATTAATGGAATAGCCGTTGATTCAATGATTCGTTATTCCAGACGATTTATTAGTACCGATGGTTTTAATCAAACGGGTAAAGATCATTATGTGCAGCTAGGTTTTAATAGTTATTTTTTGGCTCTATTTGGAAGACCAGACACTTTTGAAGTTGAATATAAAAAAGGTGAGGTTTTAAAAACGATAAAATATTCAGCCATTCAACCAAAAGCGTTTCCGCCGCTACCGCTAGAACCAAAAGAAGATAGTTTGCTAAGAAATTACAAACGTGCAAATATAGCTTACCGTTTTTTAGATGAGGGTAATAAATCGATGTTACTAAAAATTACAAAATTTTCCCATAAAGGAGATGCGCGCGCATACAGAAGGATTTTTAAAAAATTAAAAAAGAATAAAAGTGAAAATCTCATTATTGATTTAAGAAACAATGGAGGTGGTAGTTTAGGTAACAGTTACAGACTTTTGAGTTATTTGCTTGAGAAGGAAAGTACTCAAACATTAAGTACAACAATTAAAAAGTACCCTTTCAAAAAATACACGAAAGGAAATCTTGCATTTAAATTTACCAGGTTTGCTTATAAAATTATTGGACAAAAAAAATCGGTACATGATACAGATAATTTCATTTATACCATTAAACCGCGTAAAAAAAATCATTATAGCAATAAACTATTTGTGCTAATTAACGGGGGTTCGTTCTCCGCATCCTGTTTGGTGGCGGGCTACTTAAAAGCAAGCAACCGAGCAGTATTTATTGGTACTGAAACTGGAGGAGCAATTGAAGGCTGCAATGCAGGCGTAACTCCATTTTATAAATTACCCAATACAAAATTGCGTGTACGTGTCCCAGCATTTAGAATCGTACACGACGCTTGCCCACTAATAACAGGACATGGCATTCTTCCCGACTATGAAATTAAATATCAACTAAAAGATATTTTATCGAAACAAGATCTTGAAATGCTAAAAGTGAAAGAGTTGATTCAAAACCATTAA
- a CDS encoding HPF/RaiA family ribosome-associated protein: protein MIIQLNADKNLTIHEEYRNKLESLLTEELSRYSDHITRLEVHLSDENGSKSGVNDKRCLLEARLAGRKPIAVIDIANTHDLSVIGAISKLKPSLETIFGRLRSH, encoded by the coding sequence ATGATAATACAATTGAACGCAGACAAAAATCTAACCATCCACGAAGAGTATAGAAATAAGTTAGAATCTTTATTAACCGAAGAATTAAGTCGGTACAGTGATCACATAACAAGACTTGAAGTTCATCTATCAGATGAAAATGGAAGTAAAAGCGGAGTAAACGATAAAAGATGTTTACTCGAAGCGCGTCTTGCTGGTAGAAAACCAATTGCTGTTATAGACATAGCAAACACGCATGATTTGTCGGTAATCGGAGCTATTAGCAAATTAAAACCTTCGTTAGAAACCATATTTGGGAGGTTAAGGAGTCATTAA
- a CDS encoding O-antigen ligase family protein, with the protein MKNRSVINTFIFGIIFSSSLVFPFILDLTLLPRFISLGVSIALVFYFCLQSDLKFSLKLDFIFLAGAGYSIFAFTSILWATSKSESLFEASKQILFFFTFAFTYFFLKQSYDYFLKVLLKCSIALFLIIFLVVCFQLSELQNFNKDALYRITGVNGHKNLLASFLFLNLFFLIASFYKLKQPWSLLALACILLSTLLLIFLKTKAVWLGISVSVAVTVTLYLFINYFKVPLIKVKLPILLISVLVFTNVFFFVFLQPLIQKSESFTSNLEGGANATSNILKVEEERLVLWDKTYHLIRQKSLIGVGAGNWQTYLPDATLSGLWRGEELNYTFQRPHNDFLWILSELGFIGFNFYLLFLFGLIFSAIKILWLIPRDKWLRLDLILCIAFITGYAAISFFDFPKERIEHGLWISILYGMIYYHIKKYLPLKKFGEIRVNDVAVFASLLVLLGIVFTGIKRFNGEYYTRRMYNYKNSNQLPDLISSGNSAMSYAYSVDPTSIPIYWYTGNAKASMGNYKEAQQDFLKAYELAPYNKNVLNDLASSFVFTNEVLSAKKFYEEAARISPRFDEPKLNLAAMYINANDFKTATFWLNSLMHDSERRSNYEKIVGITREN; encoded by the coding sequence ATGAAAAACAGATCAGTTATAAACACATTTATTTTCGGCATTATTTTTTCTTCTTCGCTTGTTTTCCCATTTATTCTTGATTTAACGCTTCTCCCAAGATTTATTAGTCTCGGCGTGAGTATCGCCCTTGTTTTTTATTTTTGTTTGCAGTCAGATTTAAAATTTAGCCTAAAACTTGATTTTATTTTTCTTGCAGGCGCTGGCTATTCTATATTTGCTTTTACATCGATTCTCTGGGCAACTTCAAAATCTGAATCACTGTTTGAAGCCTCGAAACAAATTCTGTTCTTTTTTACGTTTGCGTTTACTTACTTCTTTTTAAAGCAATCCTACGACTATTTCCTCAAAGTACTTTTAAAGTGTTCGATCGCACTTTTTTTAATTATTTTTTTAGTTGTTTGTTTTCAACTGAGTGAGCTTCAGAATTTTAATAAAGATGCTTTATATCGTATTACGGGAGTAAACGGTCATAAAAATCTTCTTGCAAGTTTTTTGTTTTTAAATCTTTTTTTTCTGATTGCTTCTTTTTATAAATTGAAACAACCCTGGTCATTGCTTGCGTTGGCTTGTATTTTGCTTAGCACATTACTTTTAATTTTTTTGAAAACAAAAGCAGTATGGTTAGGAATAAGCGTTAGTGTTGCAGTTACAGTCACGCTTTATTTATTTATAAACTATTTTAAGGTGCCATTAATTAAAGTTAAACTGCCAATTCTTCTAATCTCAGTACTTGTTTTTACGAATGTTTTTTTCTTCGTTTTTCTTCAGCCGCTTATTCAGAAAAGTGAAAGTTTTACTTCTAATTTAGAAGGAGGTGCCAACGCTACCTCAAACATTCTTAAGGTAGAGGAGGAACGCTTGGTTCTTTGGGATAAAACATATCACCTGATAAGGCAAAAATCTTTAATAGGAGTAGGAGCTGGTAATTGGCAGACATACTTACCTGATGCAACCCTAAGTGGACTTTGGCGTGGCGAAGAACTTAATTATACATTTCAGCGACCACACAATGATTTTTTGTGGATTCTTTCGGAATTAGGTTTTATAGGTTTTAATTTTTATTTACTTTTTCTATTTGGCTTAATATTTTCGGCAATAAAAATTTTGTGGTTAATACCGCGAGATAAATGGCTTCGTTTAGATTTGATTTTGTGTATAGCATTTATAACAGGTTACGCGGCAATTTCCTTTTTCGATTTTCCAAAGGAGCGTATTGAACATGGACTTTGGATTAGCATACTTTACGGAATGATTTATTATCATATAAAAAAGTATCTACCTCTTAAAAAGTTCGGAGAAATAAGAGTGAATGATGTAGCAGTTTTCGCCTCCCTACTTGTATTGCTGGGAATTGTATTTACTGGAATAAAGCGCTTTAATGGAGAGTATTATACAAGAAGAATGTACAATTATAAAAACAGTAATCAGCTACCAGATCTGATCAGCTCAGGTAATTCCGCAATGAGTTATGCCTATTCGGTTGATCCAACTTCGATCCCAATCTATTGGTACACGGGTAATGCAAAAGCTTCAATGGGAAATTATAAGGAAGCACAGCAAGATTTTTTAAAAGCCTATGAACTTGCGCCGTACAATAAAAATGTACTCAACGATTTAGCTTCATCGTTTGTGTTTACTAACGAAGTGCTTTCAGCGAAAAAATTTTATGAAGAAGCGGCAAGAATTAGTCCTCGTTTCGATGAACCTAAATTGAATTTGGCGGCTATGTACATTAATGCTAATGATTTTAAGACAGCGACTTTTTGGCTAAATTCTTTAATGCATGATTCAGAAAGACGAAGTAACTATGAAAAAATTGTAGGAATAACTAGGGAAAATTAG